The Sesamum indicum cultivar Zhongzhi No. 13 linkage group LG2, S_indicum_v1.0, whole genome shotgun sequence genome contains a region encoding:
- the LOC105177606 gene encoding putative pentatricopeptide repeat-containing protein At1g17630 isoform X1, producing MVLLPFLHKCFFPTLPKFSAPYLHSNARCYFHCSKSNQFLSIQAHPNDGLIDFFDRLLQHCISGINESFNLDRPVKQIHTQIILTCSLSSAFLSARLISVYAKLSLLNDAQKVFDTSPEDCFFSCLFWNSMLRANVSAFRYGNAEELYRQMRELNVQPDGFGFPLIIRACAMSGDVRLCKIVHRHVIQMGFANNMHVSNELMRMYGEIGRTDVALQVFDRMPLRSRVSWNVMVSVYAKNYDCDAAFAVLCRMENEGWEPNSVTWTSLISSFARCGITEKTWECFVLMKDRGFDATAESIAVVISVCGEMPSKGEIVHGHVITAGFEKYIFVRNALISMYGRNGAVEKAEYLFSGLESQSIVSWNSLISAYAQSGLCDEAFSVFMRLESLNNNLTVGPNVVSWTAVINGFAASGRHKETLDLFRRMQFAQVQANAVTVAGVLSVSAELSALRLGRELHAHAIRVLMDSDMLVTNGLINMYMKCGSLRTGHSVFERMVYRDITSWNIIITGYGIHGLGDRALKIFHQMVNAGVKPDEVTFVAVLSTCSHSGLITEGHQLFHQMTQDFQIEPQVEHYACMVDLFGRAGLLQEASDVLKRMPIEPNAQVWGALLNSCRMHKNTDIAEETASQIFNLNSEVTGSYMLLSNLYAASGRWDDSAKVRLSAKTRGLRKIPGQSWIEVKKKFHCFSAGKALTSEMEELHGVLEELNLQMVMESHGFFEPC from the coding sequence ATGgtccttcttccttttctacACAAGTGTTTCTTTCCCACCCTACCCAAATTCTCCGCGCCCTACTTACATAGTAACGCCCGTTGTTACTTCCATTGCTCGAAATCCAATCAATTTCTATCAATACAGGCACACCCAAACGATGGCCTTATTGATTTCTTCGACCGCCTTCTCCAACACTGCATCAGCGGCATTAACGAAAGCTTTAATCTTGACCGACCCGTTAAACAGATTCACACGCAAATTATACTCACATGCTCGTTGTCTTCGGCGTTCTTGTCAGCCAGACTTATTTCTGTATACGCCAAACTCTCCCTGTTGAATGATGCGCAAAAGGTGTTTGATACTTCTCCTGAAGATTGCTTTTTTAGCTGTCTTTTCTGGAATTCGATGTTGCGTGCTAATGTTTCGGCTTTTAGATACGGAAATGCAGAGGAATTATATCGTCAAATGCGTGAACTTAATGTTCAGCCTGACGGATTTGGTTTTCCGCTGATTATAAGGGCGTGTGCGATGAGCGGTGATGTAAGATTATGCAAAATTGTTCATCGCCATGTCATACAAATGGGTTTTGCGAATAATATGCATGTTAGTAATGAGTTGATGAGAATGTATGGGGAGATTGGACGGACGGATGTTGCATTACAGGTATTTGATAGGATGCCTCTGAGAAGTCGTGTTTCTTGGAATGTTATGGTGTCGGTTTATGCCAAGAATTATGACTGTGATGCTGCATTTGCTGTGCTTTGCAGAATGGAGAATGAGGGGTGGGAACCGAATTCTGTGACTTGGACTTCATTAATTTCCAGTTTTGCTAGGTGTGGGATTACCGAGAAGACATgggagtgttttgttttgatgaAAGATAGAGGGTTTGATGCTACTGCTGAATCAATAGCTGTTGTCATATCGGTGTGCGGTGAGATGCCCAGTAAAGGTGAGATTGTGCATGGACATGTAATAACAGCTGGTTTTGAGAAGTATATATTTGTGAGGAATGCACTTATAAGCATGTACGGGAGAAACGGTGCTGTAGAAAAGGCAGAATATCTGTTCTCTGGACTGGAATCCCAGAGTATAGTGAGCTGGAACTCATTAATATCGGCCTATGCTCAGTCAGGTCTGTGTGATGAGGCGTTTTCTGTATTTATGAGGTTGGAGAGTTTAAACAACAATTTGACAGTAGGCCCGAATGTGGTTAGTTGGACTGCTGTTATTAATGGATTTGCGGCTAGCGGACGGCATAAGGAGACTCTGGACCTATTCCGGCGTATGCAGTTTGCTCAAGTGCAAGCCAATGCTGTAACAGTTGCAGGTGTGCTCTCAGTTTCTGCCGAGCTGTCTGCTCTGCGTCTTGGTAGAGAACTACATGCCCATGCAATCAGAGTTTTGATGGATAGTGATATGCTGGTAACCAATGGTCTGATTAACATGTACATGAAATGTGGTAGCCTGAGGACAGGACATTCGGTATTTGAAAGAATGGTTTACCGGGACATAACCTCATGGAACATAATAATCACTGGGTATGGAATACATGGACTTGGGGATAGGGCTCTGAAAATCTTCCATCAGATGGTGAATGCCGGGGTTAAGCCTGATGAAGTCACTTTTGTTGCTGTTCTTTCCACTTGTAGTCACTCAGGTCTCATTACCGAAGGTCATCAGCTTTTTCACCAGATGACCCAAGATTTTCAAATTGAACCCCAAGTAGAACACTATGCTTGCATGGTCGATCTGTTTGGCCGTGCTGGACTTCTACAAGAAGCAAGCGACGTCTTGAAACGCATGCCTATAGAACCCAACGCACAGGTCTGGGGAGCCCTGTTGAATTCTTGCAGAATGCACAAGAATACAGACATTGCAGAAGAGACTGCTTCTCAGATCTTTAATCTCAACTCTGAGGTAACCGGCAGCTATATGTTGCTCTCAAATTTATATGCAGCAAGCGGAAGGTGGGACGATTCTGCAAAGGTGAGGCTCTCCGCTAAGACGAGAGGCCTGAGGAAAATCCCAGGACAAAGTTGGATAGAGGTGAAGAAGAAGTTCCACTGTTTCTCAGCTGGAAAAGCTTTGACATCCGAGATGGAAGAACTTCATGGAGTACTTGAAGAGTTGAACCTGCAGATGGTGATGGAGAGCCATGGATTCTTTGAGCCATGCTGA
- the LOC105177606 gene encoding putative pentatricopeptide repeat-containing protein At1g17630 isoform X2 has protein sequence MGRLDGRMLHYRMENEGWEPNSVTWTSLISSFARCGITEKTWECFVLMKDRGFDATAESIAVVISVCGEMPSKGEIVHGHVITAGFEKYIFVRNALISMYGRNGAVEKAEYLFSGLESQSIVSWNSLISAYAQSGLCDEAFSVFMRLESLNNNLTVGPNVVSWTAVINGFAASGRHKETLDLFRRMQFAQVQANAVTVAGVLSVSAELSALRLGRELHAHAIRVLMDSDMLVTNGLINMYMKCGSLRTGHSVFERMVYRDITSWNIIITGYGIHGLGDRALKIFHQMVNAGVKPDEVTFVAVLSTCSHSGLITEGHQLFHQMTQDFQIEPQVEHYACMVDLFGRAGLLQEASDVLKRMPIEPNAQVWGALLNSCRMHKNTDIAEETASQIFNLNSEVTGSYMLLSNLYAASGRWDDSAKVRLSAKTRGLRKIPGQSWIEVKKKFHCFSAGKALTSEMEELHGVLEELNLQMVMESHGFFEPC, from the exons ATGGGGAGATTGGACGGACGGATGTTGCATTACAG AATGGAGAATGAGGGGTGGGAACCGAATTCTGTGACTTGGACTTCATTAATTTCCAGTTTTGCTAGGTGTGGGATTACCGAGAAGACATgggagtgttttgttttgatgaAAGATAGAGGGTTTGATGCTACTGCTGAATCAATAGCTGTTGTCATATCGGTGTGCGGTGAGATGCCCAGTAAAGGTGAGATTGTGCATGGACATGTAATAACAGCTGGTTTTGAGAAGTATATATTTGTGAGGAATGCACTTATAAGCATGTACGGGAGAAACGGTGCTGTAGAAAAGGCAGAATATCTGTTCTCTGGACTGGAATCCCAGAGTATAGTGAGCTGGAACTCATTAATATCGGCCTATGCTCAGTCAGGTCTGTGTGATGAGGCGTTTTCTGTATTTATGAGGTTGGAGAGTTTAAACAACAATTTGACAGTAGGCCCGAATGTGGTTAGTTGGACTGCTGTTATTAATGGATTTGCGGCTAGCGGACGGCATAAGGAGACTCTGGACCTATTCCGGCGTATGCAGTTTGCTCAAGTGCAAGCCAATGCTGTAACAGTTGCAGGTGTGCTCTCAGTTTCTGCCGAGCTGTCTGCTCTGCGTCTTGGTAGAGAACTACATGCCCATGCAATCAGAGTTTTGATGGATAGTGATATGCTGGTAACCAATGGTCTGATTAACATGTACATGAAATGTGGTAGCCTGAGGACAGGACATTCGGTATTTGAAAGAATGGTTTACCGGGACATAACCTCATGGAACATAATAATCACTGGGTATGGAATACATGGACTTGGGGATAGGGCTCTGAAAATCTTCCATCAGATGGTGAATGCCGGGGTTAAGCCTGATGAAGTCACTTTTGTTGCTGTTCTTTCCACTTGTAGTCACTCAGGTCTCATTACCGAAGGTCATCAGCTTTTTCACCAGATGACCCAAGATTTTCAAATTGAACCCCAAGTAGAACACTATGCTTGCATGGTCGATCTGTTTGGCCGTGCTGGACTTCTACAAGAAGCAAGCGACGTCTTGAAACGCATGCCTATAGAACCCAACGCACAGGTCTGGGGAGCCCTGTTGAATTCTTGCAGAATGCACAAGAATACAGACATTGCAGAAGAGACTGCTTCTCAGATCTTTAATCTCAACTCTGAGGTAACCGGCAGCTATATGTTGCTCTCAAATTTATATGCAGCAAGCGGAAGGTGGGACGATTCTGCAAAGGTGAGGCTCTCCGCTAAGACGAGAGGCCTGAGGAAAATCCCAGGACAAAGTTGGATAGAGGTGAAGAAGAAGTTCCACTGTTTCTCAGCTGGAAAAGCTTTGACATCCGAGATGGAAGAACTTCATGGAGTACTTGAAGAGTTGAACCTGCAGATGGTGATGGAGAGCCATGGATTCTTTGAGCCATGCTGA
- the LOC105175926 gene encoding DNA repair protein XRCC2 homolog, producing MTSAISWIKVDETAKAALARILTERPSVVLPPPLHRLALRVGNVVEIVGPSPSAKTLILIQTSINCILPKEWKGVQYGGLERPVLFVDLDCRFDVLSLSHALERRITGAYRVRSGVKGNENEYDKELFVACMSRFLYTRCYNTFEFLATLRTLPYRLQKEKEKQGSAVYMLMIDSIGAFYWMDRALPSSSTGSNNRKSLSLQTVAESIVQEIQRLLLVHPMLVLAAKSAAFGDKQSTTHVIRNSGKRFDDKVLDSGGPQKPSYRDYMPSIWQSFVSHRILLRASDGESKHQTHPSFMTEWLLPPLKFSDKFIVNDDGLLVTL from the exons ATGACGTCAGCAATCTCATGGATCAAAGTAGATGAAACAGCTAAAGCAGCACTCGCAAGAATCCTTACGGAACGGCCATCTGTAGTATTGCCGCCGCCGCTCCACAGGCTGGCCCTCCGCGTCGGCAACGTTGTCGAAATTGTGGGCCCCTCTCCTTCAGCTAAAACCCTAATCCTCATCCAG ACTtcgataaattgtattttgccTAAAGAGTGGAAGGGCGTGCAATATGGAGGGCTGGAGCGGCCGGTGctttttgttgatttggaCTGTCGCTTTGATGTTTTGAGCCTTTCTCACGCCTTGGAGCGGCGTATTACTGGGGCTTACC GAGTAAGAAGTGGCGTCAAAGGGAATGAGAATGAGTATGATAAAGAGCTCTTTGTAGCATGCATGAGTCGCTTCTTGTATACACGATGTTACAATACTTTCGAGTTTCTTGCTACTCTTAGG ACATTGCCTTATCGGCTtcagaaagagaaagaaaagcaagGTAGTGCTGTTTATATGCTTATGATTGACAG CATAGGAGCTTTTTACTGGATGGATCGTGCTTTACCATCTTCATCAACAGGGAGCAACAACAG GAAGAGCCTCTCTCTTCAGACTGTGGCAGAATCCATAGTTCAAGAGATCCAGAGGCTTTTGCTGGTGCATCCTATGCTTGTTTTAGCTGCTAAATCAGCTGCATTTGGCGACAAGCAATCAACAACTCATGTGATAAG AAATTCGGGAAAAAGGTTTGATGACAAGGTATTGGACTCAGGAGGTCCTCAGAAGCCATCATATCGTGACTACATGCCGTCAATATGGCAG TCCTTTGTTTCACACAGAATACTTCTGCGTGCTTCAG ATGGTGAGAGCAAGCATCAGACTCATCCTTCTTTTATGACAGAATGGCTATTGCCACCACTGAAGTTCTCAGACAAATTTATAGTAAATGAT GACGGTCTCTTAGTAACTTTATGA
- the LOC105175937 gene encoding protein disulfide isomerase-like 5-2 — MASSLLRIYSFFSSFRLQLLLFFALILLSRPISAAENQFKLDGKVLELDDSNFDAAISNFDYILVDFYAPWCGHCKRLAPELDKAAPILAGLKQPIVVAKVDADKYRKLGSKHDIDGYPTLKIFMHGVATEYYGPRKADLLVRFLTKFVAPDVSILNSDSAIRDFIEAAGTNFPIFIGFGLNESVISDLAVKYKKKAWFSVAKDFSDDIMSLYDFDKVPALVAIHPAYNEQSIFYGPYEEKFLEDYIKQSLLPLVLPINQESLKLLKDDKRKVVLTILEDEADEQSNELVKVLKAAASANRDLVFGYVGFKQWEDFVESFEVYKKTPLPRMVVWHGDEEYYVVIGSESMNETDIGTQVSRFLEGYREGNVVKKSVAGPTLMGFLNSQIGVKIVLIFIFVALVMLMIFSMTKEEPLTVGTREQVDERSSTSQPESAELLRSALKED, encoded by the exons ATGGCTTCTTCGCTTCTGAGGATCTACTCCTTTTTCTCAAGCTTTCGGCTCCAGTTGCTATTATTTTTCGCGTTAATTTTACTTTCTCGACCGATCAGCGCTGCGGAAAATCAGTTCAAGTTGGATGGCAAAGTGTTGGAGCTCGACGACTCTAATTTCGACGCCGCAATTTcgaattttgattatattctCGTGGATTTTTATGCTCCGTGGTGTGGTCACTGCAAGCGTCTCGCGCCTGAG TTAGATAAAGCGGCTCCTATTCTAGCTGGATTGAAGCAGCCCATAGTTGTTGCAAAGGTAGATGCTGACAAGTACAGAAAGCTTGGTTCTAAGCATGACATAGA CGGATATCCTACTCTGAAGATTTTTATGCATGGAGTTGCTACAGAATATTATGGACCACGAAAAGCTGATTTACTTGTTAGATTTTTGACAAAATTCGTTGCTCCTGACGTCTCTATTCTCAATTCGGACTCTGCTATTAGAGACTTTATTGAAGCAGCAGGCACAAATTTTCCTATATTTATAGGTTTTGGCTTAAATGAGTCCGTGATATCAGATTTAGCTGTCAAGTATAAGAAGAAAGCGTGGTTTTCTGTGGCCAAGGATTTTTCGGATGACATAATGTCGTTGTATGATTTTGATAAAGTGCCTGCTTTGGTTGCAATTCATCCAGCTTACAATGAACAGAGCATTTTTTATGGGCCATATGAAG AAAAATTTCTTGAAGATTACATAAAACAGAGTTTGCTCCCTCTAGTACTGCCAATAAATCAAGAGTCATTGAAGTTGCTTAAAGATGACAAAAGAAAAGTTGTTCTTACTATCTTGGAGGATGAAGCAGATGAGCAATCCAACGAATTAGTTAAAGTTTTAAAGGCTGCCGCATCTGCTAATCGTGACTTAGTATTTGGTTATGTTGGGTTCAAGCAGTGGGAAGATTTTGTTGAATCATTCGAAGTCTACAAGAAAACTCCGCTTCCGAGGATGGTTGTATGGCACGGTGATGAGGAGTATTACGTG GTTATTGGCTCAGAAAGCATGAATGAAACAGATATCGGCACCCAAGTCTCGAGATTTCTTGAAGGTTATAGAGAAGGAAATGTTGTAAAAAAAAGCGTAGCTGGTCCAACCTTGATGGGTTTCCTAAACTCACAGATTGGAGTCAAAAttgttctcatttttatttttgtggcaCTGGTAATGTTGATGATCTTTTCAATGACTAAAGAGGAACCTCTTACCGTTGGCACTAGGGAGCAAGTTGATGAACGGAGCTCCACCTCTCAGCCAGAATCCGCAGAATTGCTTCGTTCTGCTCTGAAGGAGGATTGA